The sequence CCTCCAAGCAGGTCCGTCACAAGATCGTCGATCACGTCAAAAAGGTTTTCCGCCGCACCTTCGACAGCGGCCTCGCCCAACGGCTGATTGGGCTGATCCGTATCGGTCAGGTAGGCGGTCAACCTCAGCCTCCCGCCAACCTCGAGGAGGTCACCCGTGACATACCGGCCGGCGCCCAGTTTGCGGGCGACGCGGCTCCCGGACTCAGGATCGTTGATATCGAGTCCCTCCCGGTTTATCAGCGAGATGACGGCACGAGGATTAAGTGCGCGCAGGTTTCCGGCACCGTCGAGCTTCTGGGATATTAGATCCACCATGCCCTCCCCAAGATAGGCCAGGTCGGGAGATCCTCTGACCGCAAACGGAAGAACGGCGATTACGTCGCTGGACACGGAGTGGCCGGAGGCGTCGTCACCTCGGTTGGCCTGGTAGACTATGCCGGCAAGGACAAGCGCGGAAAACAGGCCAACAATCGACAGCAGAACCGGTCGGGAGACCATGCGTTTCGAGCGGGCGTCCGCACGCCCGGAAGCTGCGGGCACAGTTTCCGCGTCGATGTCCGACAACAGCGTGGTCATGCCGTCGTAGCGCGAGTCCCGATCTTTCTGAAGACACTTAGTGACCGTATCTGACAGGGCGTCCGGCATTTCCGGACGCTGCTCGTCGATGGGAGGGGGGTCTTCATTCAGAATTGCATAGAGGAGGGCCTGGTCGTAGTCGCCTCGAAACGGCTTCTGCCCCGCCAGCATCTCGTACAGGACGACACCGAATGACCAGATGTCCGTACGGGCGTCCATTTCCTCGCCGCGCGCCTGCTCGGGACTCATGTATGCCGCCGTGCCGAGCGTGCTGCCTTCGGCTGTCAGGTCAAGCCCTGACATCAATTTTGCAAGACCGAAGTCCAGCAGTTTCACCTCGCCGCGATCCGTCACCATGATATTGGCCGGCTTCAGATCGCGGTGAATGATACCAGCCTCGTGTGCTCTTTCGAGAGCCCGTCCGAGCTGGCGGGCCACATCGAGAGCGTCGCCGATGGCGAATTCTTCGTGCTCGAGGCGATACTTCAGCGTCTGCCCCTCGTAGAACGCCATCACGATATAGAGCTCGCCGTCCTCGGTTTCGGCGATGTCGTGGATCGTGCAGATGTTGGCGTGATCCAGAGCGGACGCGGCCTTCGCCTCCTGGATAAACCGCTGCTTCGCCTCCTCATCCGTACTCATGTGCGGAGGCAGAAACTTGAGGGCAACGGTCCGGTCGAGTTTCGTGTCGCGGGCCGTGTACACGACGCCCATGCCGCCGCGACCCAGTTTCTCGAGGATCTGGTACTGGCCTATGAGTTTTCCCAGTTGCATGCGTCAGTCGTTTGCTCCAAGCCGATCGAGCGCCCCGACCGTCTCTTTCATGGGCTCGAAGTCAGCGTCGGCGTTCCTCCACTGCTCCTGCGCCGTGCGGTAGTGCGTCACTGCCGCTTCGACGTCGCCCGCTTCCTCGTATATCCTGCCAAGGCGGAGATCGAGCAGTGATCGTTCGTGGAAGAACGTCGCATAGGGAATTACCCAGTACCGACCCGACAGGTTGGCAGTCCGGAGCAAGTCGAGGGTCGCCGCGGCTTGTTTGTAGTCTCCTCGGCGGCGAAATACCTCGGACTTCAAGTAAAACATCTCGGGAGGCGATCCCTGACCACCGAAAACAACTGTACCGACCTGGACGTTGCCTGCATCTGTTCCTCGAGTCACCCGACGGCGAATCGCGAGCACCTCCTCAAGCGCCGAGAGCTGCTTTAGATCGGACTGCTCAACAACCTGTCTCAGCGACCGCGTGAAGGACTCGGCGTTATCCCACCGGCGAGCATCAATGGCAAGTGTCGCGGCCGCATACGCATTGATGGCCTCAAAGGGCCGTTGGTCCGTTCGCAACGCTAGTCGAGTCGACTCTTCAAGAGCCTGCAAGCCTTCGTCGACATCGCCCGTGAGCCCGTGGATCACACCCCTGTACTGAAGTCGCCGGACAAGAGACGTGTCGTCAGCAGCCCGCTCCGCGTAAAGATCGATCTCGCGCCTTGCGTCGACAACACGACCCTGATAAAGAGACAGGATTGACAGAAACAGGTGTGACTGTGTGCTTCGCTCTCCGTATTTCAGGAAGTCGGTCTGCGAATCGACGAACCGCCCCTGAAGGATCCGCGAAAGACCTCTCTGGCGATGAAGCCAGTACCAGTCCGCGTTTCTTGCGAGCGCCTTTGTCAGGATCGCGTCTGCCTCATCGAGTCGACCCGCCTGTACCAGTACGTCCCACTCGGAGTCGTATGGATTCCACACGTCCGGCTTCAGAGAGCGGTACTTCGTGATGGCGGAAAGGGCGAGATCGTATTCTCCTAACCCCAAATACAGGTAGCCGAGGTTGTTGTACACGTTCTCGGCCGTAGGGTCCAGTTCGATGGCTCTTTCGAACAGTCTTGCTGCACTCATCGGATCATCAGAGCGAATCTTCGCCTCCGCCGTCGCCAACAGGACATCCTTTTCTTGAGGATATCTTTCGAGAAGTGGACCCGCCAGACTGTCGGCTCGCTCGGCGTCTCCGTCCCACATCGCAATCCAGACCGCAAGTAGCCGCCGCTCCAGATCTGTCGTACGATCGGCGTGCCGGCGAGCTGCCGCAATCGCAGACCTCGCTGTCGCCGAAGATGCCCAGGCTCCGGTGCGAAAGAAATCGAGCATCCCCTGTGCACCCGCTAGCCGGCCATATGCCATCGCGAAAGTTGTGTCTTCCGCCACAGCCGCCTGGTACCGCTCGACGGCATCCGCGAAGGCCCAGTTGGTTTCGGCCTCTCGACCTTCAACAAACAGTCGATAGGCCGACAGCGAGCTCGTCGTTACGTCCGCTATCCGAACGGCCGAAAGCTCAGTATCAAAGGAAAGCTCGGCGCTGATGCGTTCCGTGAGCCGGTCCACCATCGAGAAGACATCCTCCACCGAGTCACCAGACTCTGATACCGACGCGAGGATGCTTCCCGTCTCAACATCGGTAAGTTGCGCGTTGATGCGAATCTGACTGCCGAGCTGGATGATGCTACCCATGACCATCGTCTGGATACGGCCCTTCTCAGCGACTTCCGTGGCAACGCTGCGATCGACAAACTCGATATCCTGCTTTCCGAGTTGCTTGAGAATGTCGAACAGGCGTTGGCTGCTCATGACATTCACATTGTCATAGCGCGCCAGATTCGTCGTCAACATATCCACCAGGACGCGTTCCAGATTCTCCT is a genomic window of Rhodothermales bacterium containing:
- a CDS encoding protein kinase codes for the protein MRKGERISHFEIVDKLGGGGMGVVYTARDVELNRTVALKFLPPHLSTDESAQERFMQEARAASSLDHPNICTIYEIGRTGEGEIFIAMAFYGGRTLKSVLEDGPLTAEQAGRITRQIAAGLTRAHEAGITHRDIKPANIMVTDRGAVKILDFGLAKLAEGADLTREDSTLGTAAYMSPEQARGDEVDHRSDLWSLGVVAYEMLAGRKPFAGDYEQAAVYSILNEQPEELSDGIPDELRDVVNGLLTKDAAVRIGSASEVEARLESYGGGSTVTSVSNVAQISRRTRTVLPSSLSLKRVMTVLVGVVAIAAVLIFISLAGEDGEEPIMASPESSSPSLAVMYFDNQTPEENLERVLVDMLTTNLARYDNVNVMSSQRLFDILKQLGKQDIEFVDRSVATEVAEKGRIQTMVMGSIIQLGSQIRINAQLTDVETGSILASVSESGDSVEDVFSMVDRLTERISAELSFDTELSAVRIADVTTSSLSAYRLFVEGREAETNWAFADAVERYQAAVAEDTTFAMAYGRLAGAQGMLDFFRTGAWASSATARSAIAAARRHADRTTDLERRLLAVWIAMWDGDAERADSLAGPLLERYPQEKDVLLATAEAKIRSDDPMSAARLFERAIELDPTAENVYNNLGYLYLGLGEYDLALSAITKYRSLKPDVWNPYDSEWDVLVQAGRLDEADAILTKALARNADWYWLHRQRGLSRILQGRFVDSQTDFLKYGERSTQSHLFLSILSLYQGRVVDARREIDLYAERAADDTSLVRRLQYRGVIHGLTGDVDEGLQALEESTRLALRTDQRPFEAINAYAAATLAIDARRWDNAESFTRSLRQVVEQSDLKQLSALEEVLAIRRRVTRGTDAGNVQVGTVVFGGQGSPPEMFYLKSEVFRRRGDYKQAAATLDLLRTANLSGRYWVIPYATFFHERSLLDLRLGRIYEEAGDVEAAVTHYRTAQEQWRNADADFEPMKETVGALDRLGAND
- a CDS encoding protein kinase, with protein sequence MQLGKLIGQYQILEKLGRGGMGVVYTARDTKLDRTVALKFLPPHMSTDEEAKQRFIQEAKAASALDHANICTIHDIAETEDGELYIVMAFYEGQTLKYRLEHEEFAIGDALDVARQLGRALERAHEAGIIHRDLKPANIMVTDRGEVKLLDFGLAKLMSGLDLTAEGSTLGTAAYMSPEQARGEEMDARTDIWSFGVVLYEMLAGQKPFRGDYDQALLYAILNEDPPPIDEQRPEMPDALSDTVTKCLQKDRDSRYDGMTTLLSDIDAETVPAASGRADARSKRMVSRPVLLSIVGLFSALVLAGIVYQANRGDDASGHSVSSDVIAVLPFAVRGSPDLAYLGEGMVDLISQKLDGAGNLRALNPRAVISLINREGLDINDPESGSRVARKLGAGRYVTGDLLEVGGRLRLTAYLTDTDQPNQPLGEAAVEGAAENLFDVIDDLVTDLLGG